One window from the genome of Bacteroidota bacterium encodes:
- a CDS encoding DUF4974 domain-containing protein, with amino-acid sequence MKETNTDELISKYLAGEAGPEEAMELEDWKEQSADNLAYYLECEKLFFTDYQINALTNTNVQAALETVKGQLDYTEKQTPVFKLKGLFKYAAAVVLVAGAVLVFRYFNQTSGNNSTTYAALDTQKKVVLEESTTAVIEPNSSLTVDDGYGKTNRLVKLKGSAYFEVTHSEQLPMLVDVGNVYVKDIGTKFKITTSPNQDTISVLVDEGVVLLYDSLGTEVTLNKGQSAVYIKSQKSIVRAPETAATQTFAFTHVSLKEVVQKLSGAFNTRISIESKNIEDCRLTAHFTSEKLETMLDVITETLELTFIKTDDEYIIKGNRCNN; translated from the coding sequence ATGAAAGAAACAAATACAGATGAGTTAATAAGCAAGTATCTGGCAGGTGAAGCAGGTCCTGAGGAGGCTATGGAGTTGGAGGACTGGAAGGAACAGAGTGCTGATAATTTGGCCTACTACCTTGAGTGCGAGAAACTGTTTTTTACTGATTACCAAATTAATGCACTTACCAACACTAATGTGCAAGCGGCGTTAGAAACCGTAAAAGGTCAGCTGGATTATACCGAGAAACAAACCCCTGTTTTCAAACTAAAGGGTTTATTTAAATATGCAGCCGCAGTAGTATTAGTGGCTGGTGCCGTGCTTGTGTTCAGATACTTCAACCAAACATCGGGTAATAACAGCACCACCTATGCAGCACTTGATACACAAAAGAAAGTAGTGCTTGAAGAAAGTACCACCGCCGTTATCGAACCTAACTCAAGTCTAACCGTTGATGATGGTTACGGAAAAACCAACCGTTTAGTTAAACTTAAAGGGTCGGCGTATTTTGAGGTAACCCACTCTGAGCAGCTTCCCATGCTGGTGGATGTGGGCAATGTGTATGTAAAAGATATCGGTACTAAATTTAAAATCACCACATCGCCCAACCAAGATACCATAAGTGTTTTGGTGGATGAGGGTGTAGTGTTGTTGTATGATAGCTTAGGCACTGAAGTTACATTAAACAAAGGCCAAAGCGCTGTTTACATTAAATCGCAAAAAAGTATTGTACGGGCACCTGAAACTGCTGCAACCCAAACGTTTGCATTTACCCACGTTTCACTGAAAGAAGTAGTACAAAAACTGAGTGGTGCATTTAATACCCGCATAAGTATTGAAAGCAAGAACATTGAAGATTGCAGGTTGACTGCACACTTTACCAGCGAAAAACTGGAAACCATGCTGGATGTGATTACGGAAACGTTGGAGCTAACCTTTATTAAAACGGACGATGAATACATTATTAAAGGCAACCGCTGCAACAATTAA
- a CDS encoding RNA polymerase sigma-70 factor — MENSKEKALFKLEDIKAFEMLFNQYYKPLVNYSFTFLKDPGEAEDVVQQVYINVWQKRDELDIHTSLRAFLYKSVHNACLNRIKQMAVRESYAVDSMRSATVEHTADVVVAKELKQKIDDAIDQLPEQCGKIFRMSRYGNLKYQQIADTLGISVKTVENQMGKALKILRTELKEYMPLLILFTQI; from the coding sequence ATGGAAAACAGCAAAGAAAAAGCACTTTTTAAACTTGAAGATATAAAGGCTTTTGAAATGCTTTTTAACCAATACTACAAACCATTAGTAAACTATAGTTTCACCTTTCTGAAAGACCCCGGCGAAGCCGAAGATGTAGTGCAGCAGGTGTATATTAATGTATGGCAAAAGCGCGATGAGCTTGACATACATACTTCGCTCCGCGCCTTCCTTTATAAATCAGTACACAATGCCTGCCTTAACCGAATAAAGCAAATGGCGGTTAGAGAATCCTACGCTGTAGACTCTATGCGCTCTGCTACGGTTGAACACACTGCCGATGTGGTGGTAGCTAAAGAACTAAAACAAAAGATTGACGATGCAATAGACCAGTTACCTGAGCAATGCGGAAAGATTTTTAGAATGAGCCGCTACGGTAACCTTAAGTACCAGCAAATAGCCGACACATTGGGTATTTCAGTAAAAACCGTTGAAAACCAAATGGGTAAAGCGTTAAAGATTTTACGCACCGAGCTTAAAGAATACATGCCTTTACTAATTCTGTTCACCCAAATTTAG
- a CDS encoding response regulator transcription factor, whose amino-acid sequence MPLEICIVEDQPDMRLCISFIINGHTDFFCTSYTSAEEAMEGIKHSKPQVLLMDINLPGMDGIEFTRYIKEHYPDILIMMCTVFEDSEKIFRALKAGANGYILKKAAGETLLDAIKELVKGGAPMSSDIARKVVNAFRENPGFANEEISLSKRENEILDLLGKGYGNKEVAEKLFLSVHTVRTHIYNIYEKLHVRNRVEALNKTGRTLVTKASKSRV is encoded by the coding sequence ATGCCTCTCGAAATATGCATTGTTGAAGACCAACCCGATATGCGGTTGTGTATTTCATTTATTATCAACGGCCATACCGATTTTTTCTGCACCTCGTACACTAGTGCCGAAGAAGCCATGGAAGGGATAAAGCACTCGAAGCCACAGGTACTGTTAATGGATATAAACCTGCCGGGTATGGATGGTATTGAGTTTACCCGATATATTAAAGAACATTATCCTGATATTTTGATAATGATGTGTACTGTTTTTGAAGACTCTGAAAAAATATTCAGAGCACTGAAAGCCGGAGCCAATGGATATATTTTGAAAAAAGCTGCCGGCGAAACCCTATTAGATGCTATTAAAGAACTGGTAAAAGGCGGAGCACCCATGAGCAGCGACATTGCCCGCAAAGTGGTAAATGCTTTTAGAGAAAACCCCGGATTTGCAAACGAAGAAATAAGCCTTAGTAAGCGTGAAAATGAGATACTTGACTTACTGGGCAAAGGATACGGCAATAAAGAAGTAGCCGAAAAACTATTTCTAAGCGTGCACACAGTGCGTACACACATTTACAATATTTACGAAAAACTGCACGTACGCAACAGGGTTGAGGCGCTTAATAAAACAGGCAGAACTCTTGTAACCAAAGCTTCAAAAAGCAGGGTATAA